The sequence CAACGGTGGCCGCACAAGACGCTGCAAAAATTGCTATGAATTCTGGCCTCAAGGAAGTCGAAGTGTGTTTAAAAGGCACCGGAGCTGGTAGAGAATCTGCAGTCCGCGCTCTCATAGCCGCTGGTTTAGTTGTTTCTGTCATCCGTGACGAAACTCCTGTTCCTCACAATGGTTGTCGGCCAAGAAAAAGGCGCAGAGTGTAGTTTTAGGGGAGGAGAAAGGGATGTCGGATTGTTCACAAAATTTACTTTACGATAAATTTGAATTGCCAGAGTCAGTCAAAATGATGGCTGTAGAAGGTAGCGGGGGATCGGTTGATAAGCAGGCGAGTTTTATAGCAGAGCCTTTAGAGAGAGGTATGGGTCATACTTTAGGTAATGCTTTGAGAAGAGCTTTGCTCATAGGCTTGGAAGCTCCTGCAATTATTTCTTTCTCTATGACTGGTGTGCTTCATGAGTACATGGCAATTAACGGAATTATAGAAGATGTAACAAATATCATCTTGAATTTGAAAGGAGCTTTATTAAAGAAATATCCTTTCCAAGACAGTGAAAATGGTCGTTGTACTCAATTATTAAAGTCTAAAGTTTCTATAGACGCCTCTGATTTGGCTGCCTGTGGTGGTCAAAAGGCTGTTACATTGGCTGATTTGTTGCAAGAAGGTGGGTTTGAATCCGTTAACCCCGATCACGTGATTTTCACTGTGACACAGCCTATGCAACTAGATATTACTTTAAGAGTTGCTTTTGGCAGAGGTTATACTACATCTGAAAGAAT is a genomic window of Chlamydia psittaci 6BC containing:
- the rpsK gene encoding 30S ribosomal protein S11 translates to MVKHQAQKKGVKRKQLKNIPSGVVHVKATFNNTIVSITDPAGNTISWASAGKVGYSGSRKSSAFAATVAAQDAAKIAMNSGLKEVEVCLKGTGAGRESAVRALIAAGLVVSVIRDETPVPHNGCRPRKRRRV